The genomic region gatgcatgatgatgaacaaattttctaatttttttggAACACATTCCATCTTCCCATTCAAAAATCAAGACAACCACGAATAAACCTACCATTTGGAGGGAACAGATTGCAAGAAGAAAACACCTCCCTCCAGAGCATCCCATGATCGGTACGTCAGGCCGCCATTTATAAGGGATTTTAGGGGAAAATTGAACAAAGCAAGAAGAAAACACCTAAAAATTGTTTATGTCACATCACAGATGCAGTCAACCGCGACGGAAAGTAGTTCTGACTTCAGTCACTGTTTGGACTCAACAGAAAACACTGTTCACTGTGTATTTTGATTAATTGGATTGGATCTTTTGTCGTTATTATTGAAAGGCTTGGTAGACTTCATAACACCAGTCAATGAATTATTCTTAATTAGTGTTATGGACCTTATTACTTGCAAGTGCGTGGATTAATACCAATTAAGGAggaattgcggttgtttcgctccctgactttttcgcccccagtcgtttcgctccaaatcgaagtcgttttgCTCCCTTGGACTTTAGTATAGTAATAGTGTAAGAAGGACTAATTGAGTGTccaattggggggggggggggctattatAACACGAAATATgactctaaaatgccaaatacttgcaactattacgTCCaccactgaaatcttagtgtactaagcTAGgtgattgcgcccctaaaccaactgaCAATTCTACCTCCACGTCCACGGAACTCACGCTtaaacgtgagttaattgtaatcttactctcttcataccaaagtgatttatctaggaatactgttgaacttcactgaaaactaattatgtgttgatgagtttaatgaatccttcaattcctttggtgttcttggcgaactgacgtccgacaatgaacCGTTGACGTGTAGGCACCTGCAATGCATTGCCATTTGTGTGTAAAcatatctatttttggacgaaactcagtccCTCAAAAACTTTGGTCGAGAACACCTCATTTAGCCAGTTGttcaagtgtttttttcaaTCCTACGActcagttggggggggggggggatggggggggttAAACTTACATTGCCTATGAAATACTGACGCAGCATTTTTCAGTTTCTATCTTTAATCTTATCTTATATCTTAGAATGAAGTCCGCAAAAGAATCGAAAAAGAAGCCTAGATCAGGTAAACTAACAAAGTGATGATTGATCTTTCAGTTTAATAATAACTCTGTTATGTCTGTTAACGTTTAGAGGCAATGTTTTAAGACTGGCAACCCTCTGTAATGCAGTTATTAAGCTTTGAAGAATTGCCATTCGACCGCAGCGCAGgacagggtgtatcaaaaaaattAATGGGTTGAACCACTGGTAAAAATTGTGACAAATGGAAAGGATTCATAATCACTTCTGGTATTGCAGCCAGTCTGTCAAAGTCTGTCTGTACTGATGAGGTAACTCATATCAATCTCTCTGTAACTAAGCCCTATATTTGCGATGCTACCTTGGTCTTTCTTGAGACTCGGAGACCACGACAAAGCCTGCCTAATAGGATAACTTCTAGTGCTATTTTTTTTCTACGTTTAAGGCTTTGTCCTTTTTTGTGTAAACCGCTTGCTATTTCAGATGGAAGCAAAAATGGGGTTGGAGTGGAAAGAAAGAAGAAACGGAAAGGTTCTAGCACGCCAAAAGAGGAGGGTCGAGATCCCACACAGTCCATTCTGTACCTCACGATGGCTGTACTGGTCGTCCTCATAGCTGTCAGTGCATTTTATTTATACAACAACATTGAGTCCTCAGGTAAGACACTTTACTACATGCAGTGAATTCGGGATATTTTTATTTGAGAAAGAAACTTAGTTGTCACCCAGTCTATCATGAAATTGACACGAATGGAACAGCTTGAGCACAAAAGTATTCTATTCAACAGGAAGTGCTCCTGTTCTGTTACAATTCAGTGAAGAATCTTCTCTTTTTTCAGCACCATTCTCAGAAAGGCAATCGACAAGTGATGCTGGTCCAACTCCTAAAACGAGTGCTGGTCATAACCAACCGGATGCAAAGAGCTCTGCTGTACCGCCCACTGATATGCCTCCCAAGGAGAAGTCCAAAGAATCCAGTCCTAAAACACCAGAGCCAATAAAATCAGTTTATTCCAAGGCAGCTCTTACGAATAAATATGATGATAAGATACGTGCAGAGTTGGACAATGCCGATGATCTTTTACTTGGGGTAAGACTATTTTAAGCTGTCCGCGTCtttattctttttcttcagcCATTTTGAAGGGAAAGCAAGAAGAAATAGTCCACCGCAATGATATCATAAGGCAAAGTTGAGAGGCACAAATTTAAGCGCAAGTTTCAAGTGTTACTTTTTACTGAGGTTTTTGGAGAGATTTTGTGATCTTATCTCGCTGTTTATAAAAAGTCTGCTGAACGTTTCAAAACGTGTCGCTTTCAGGGGAAGCTACAAGATGCAATAAAGAAATACAACAGTCTTCTCGCCAAACACTCACAGAGTGCCCGCGCTCGGTTTGGTCTGGCCGAAGCTCTTGGGCGGGACGCAGAGGTGCAGAAGAGTAACACCCTCCTTGAGCAGAGTATAAACGAGTTTGTAAAAGTCACCGAAACGCCAAACATCCCCATGGCACTGCTGAAAGAAGCTGTGAGAATTGGTGTTGGCAAGATGCATTTTAGAGGTACGGTTATCTTTCACTAGGTGACTTGGATGTGTTGTACCATCTGTGTGAGCATCCTGGAACTTTGGAAAAGGGTGCAGCAATCCATTGGTGCATTTAAGTTGAGGCTTGGAGATGACACAACCGTGACAAGATGTAACGTGAGCCGAAAAGCTAGAATATTGCAAGACCATCCTTCTCATTGGTGGTGGATTTCAGTTAACTAGTTGTCTTCAAATGGTATTTGAGCCTGTTGTGTCCAGTTTTGGGTCATTGCTTGGTTGCCTGTAGATCACCGTGAAGGTTTGGCAAACCCACGGTAATCCAACCGCAGAAAAGGCTGCACGCAGATAGTGGTCACAGTGTTGATGCAACCCGTGCGTATGCATTATGTTGCGCATAACATGCAAATTTAGGGGAAGTCAATTGTGATAGGGACTGTAGCAGGAATTGATTTGTTAAGGAGTAGATTTTCAAGCGATTCTGACATTTTTGATGTTCTCTTTTCTAGGTTGGTCATTGCAGGCTGCCAAGTTCGTAAAAAGGGCGGCAGACAAATACCCCGAGGACGTCGAATTGAACAATAAACTTGGCGTCTGTTATTTGATGACTGGACGTGTGGAGCAGGCGAGAAATATCTTCAAATATGTAAGTCCATGAGACATTTTGGACAATAGACAGTGAGCATATTCCACAACTTTTGTCGTCACTGAAATACTAGATTTTTGAGAATGGCCAGTTCCTTTATTTCTCTTCACCATTGCAATTTTAGGTCATCAATTTGGATCCGAATGACGGCTTTGCTTTGGCGCATTATGGGTTCATCCTGAAGACCGCTGACGACAACAGCCTGAACGCCATTCCGTATCTGCAGACAGGAATAGACAGCGGCGCCCCTGGCACTGATGATGGACGATTTTTCTTCCATCTTGGTGACGCGTTGAATCGAGTTGGCAGGAAAAAAGAGGTAACTTCAAATTTCTCTACAGTCTGTACTCTTGGGCTCTGCGCGTCGTCTTCCACTGGTCTTGGTATACTGAGTGTTTCTACTGCACAGTATTTTGATCCTCAGAAACAAAGGGAGACGCAGACTCAACTGCTGATGGGCCAGGTCAGCCATGTCACACAAAGTGCAATCAAAGATCTTGTTGACATGCTAGAGGAGAGAGGACCACGGTAACAGGACCAAAGTCATTACTCTCCTGGTGTTCAAGGCAAGACAAAGCTTGATCACCGCCAGGGGCCAGGTCATGCAGGGCACAATCGGGGATCTACTTAAGATGCTAGTGGGGAGAGTACCAAGGCATCGGGACCAAAGTCATTACTCTGGTGTTAAACTAAGGCAAGGCAAGGCAAATATATTATTGTGGTTAGTAAGTTTTGTCATTTGTGATGATCTATTCTTGGACACATTTTTTGACTATTTTCAGTCATACGAGATCTATGAAGAAGGAGCCAAGAGAGGTCACTTCCGGTCCAAGTATCAGCGCTCTTTGTACAATGTTGACACGCTAGCGGCGCGGCCCTGGTGGACACCGAAACAAACTACTTATCAGCGATATCTAAAGGTACATCTTTCTTCTGTGGTTCTCTGCGGGTGCGCTCAAACTCAATTACACTTTCCGATATTGAACAATATGTTGCCTTTATTTGATATGTTCCCTCAACATTTCAGGTGTTGGAAGATAACTGGGTAACTATTCGTGACGAGGGCCTCGCGCAGATGAACCAAGAGAAGAGTGGTTTCAAAGCAGAGGAGGAGAACCTGAGAGAAAAGGGTGACTGGAAGCAGTTTACGTTGTGGGCGCAGGGGCGTAAGGATACGCAGAATTGTCAGAAGACGCCAAAGACGTGCGCTCTTCTGGAGCAGATACCAGATGCTAAAGGTTGTCGAAGGGGACAGGTTAGTCAAAGACGCTATACTCTTGATTTGATCTTCTCGAATTGACGTCATGTGCGAACGTCACAGAAATAAAACGCCCGCAATAAGTTTGGTGGTTTACAGAATTGACTTTACGTTGATTGCAGGGTTGGAGTACATCTGAGGTGTCATAGACAAAAGGTCCTGGACAAGATGTAGTATGGAGGAGGTGGTTTGAAGAATCTTTGTGTCGAGGTTTTCATATTGACTTGAAATTTCTGTTTTCAGATTAAATACTCGGTAATGCAACCTGGTGTTCACGTGTGGCCCCACTGCGGACCAACGAACTGTCGTATCCGAGCCCATCTAGGACTGGTGGTGCCCCCTGGACCAAAAATACGAGTCGCAGATGAAGAAGGAAAATGGACAGAGGGAAAATTTATAATATTTGACGATTCTTTTGAACATGAAGTCTGGCATGAGGGTGAATCTTTCCGTTTAGTTCTGATTGTTGATTTCTGGCATCCGGAATTAACAGCACATCAGAAGGCAACATTGCCTTCGATTTAGACTTGTAATGTcacaataggcaggttttgcataaAATTGGATTCTATGCTCCAAACTTCGACTTCTGTCCTCCATGTAAAATTCCTCCTTCTGATAACATTATTGCTCACTCCCTTTGTGTGCTCTGCAAGTCCAAGGAGACAATGAGAGTGCTGTAGGTCACTTCAGTTTGGCACCAGTTAGAGTCTTGGCCCAGTGATTCTGCCCGGGGTAGATAGGTGGAGTCAATCAACGCCTACTGATGGTTTTTCTCACCGCGACAAGATAGCGGTCTTTTGTACATTACGCCATGGCTCAATTTCTGTCACCAGTATTTCAATGGTGTTGGTCTCGTTCTGAGAAGATGAAAATGTTGCACCTACGAGGAAAAGAATTCGACACCAACAGTATCGTTATGATTAGTTTTTTTCTACCTTTTACAAATTGTGCGATGATAAACAAGTCACACTGAGTTATTCTTGTGTTATTTGTGTAAAACACAGTGTTGTATATATGTGTAAAACACAGTGTTGTATATATGTGTAAAACACAGTGTTGTATATATGTGTAAAACACAGTGTTGTATTTATGTGTAAAACACAGTGTTGTATATATGTGTAAAACACAGTGTTGTATATATGTGTAAAACACAGTGTTGTATATATGTGTAAAACACAGTGTTGTATATATGTGTAAAACACAGTGTTGTATATATGTGTAAAACACAGTGTTGTATATAtgtgtaaaacacaatgaatGCATGTCCAGGTCGCCACCATGATCGAATGTCACTATCTATGACCGTTTCTGAATACTAATGATACGAGATGAGCTTGGAATGGGTTCCCTTGGGTTTTCCTCGGGATTAGTCATAATGTTTTGTTAGGGGCTCACTCGTTCATTAAAAAGGGAAGATGTTTGTATCTGTATCTATCTGCTTAGTAAAAACTTTTTATACCACATTTACAGAAAATatggtttgtttttctttggtaTTGTCATAAACCCCCAACATAGGGTACTATCACCACCCACCATCTTGCAGAACGGACGTGTCCCTCACCCAAACTTCCAAAATGTTCTTTGAtgcatgccgacttactggcaGTGAATGTCAGTCCTAGTcacctcctttcaccgccgaccaAATAAGATGGTGGTCAATAACGGGTGGGAATGAAATGGCCTGAATTggtattgggtgatatgaatagagACTAGGAAAggcttttacttaaaacttcacgcaaatttacactaggcatttctgtacaaaaatctgtacaaaatagaagtaaaagcatttactagtgtttattcatatcacccattgcctgTCTCGCTTTATGATCAGGTCACCCTTCTTCCATACAGCATGCAGTTCATTTATGTCCGGTCAGCCTCCCTGGAACCATCCAAGTAATAACTGTTCTTACTCactgaacacctggtcttccacTACGATGGCTTTCAGTGTGCGTCTCGAGCAACATCCACGAGCGTAacgttagtgttgtcgcgacatggggtgatatgaataaagactagcaaatgcttttatctaaaactccatgtacatttacatcaggcctttctgtacaaaattgaagtaaaagcatttgctagtctttattcatatcacccattgacgtGTGGTTAAGGAATGCACAGAGACATCCAATGATGTGGTACAGTCGTTCTAATGAGCGATCAGGGGGAGTTTACCGGCAGTGAAGGATGGATGAATGCACGACATTAGATCGGCATGCTTGATTAGGCTTTGAAACTCCAACGGGGGTTAAATCATTTAAGAACAGACTCTAGTCCTTTTTAGTAACATATTTATTGTAATATGGAGAAAacttacatgtatcatattCTTTCCTGACCAaaggtcatacatgtacatttacacttagCAAAGTGTATTATTACTTGGTAGAACTAAACTCAATTCTCTCCTGGAGTTTCAGTGTAAAAGACACGATGGAGCAGGGCAGTTGTTCATAACAAGTTACGCACTTCAGACTGATGACAAGTTGTTTGTACAACATATCGCAGTCCTGTCGACTGATCTACCTCGATAACAAACCTGTCAGCAGACTGAGTTTTTCAATGCATCTAATATGGCAGCGTTGCTTGCATTTATAGAGGACAtgctgatgacatcatcacagtGAAAGACACTATTTTGGACACGCTTTGTCATCATATTAGAAGGTAGTGAAGAGAGCAGTATCAACCAAACGTTATGCACTTGTGGAACGCCCTGTAGGGAACATCAGAAGGGTCAAGGACATGGTCGACGTCCAAAAAAGGCTACCCGAATGATGTCACTGCATGACCTCTATAACCAGCCGTAGAGCCAACACTGAATTAGGCTCAGTCTTATATTAGTATAAACCCACACCTCAAACAAAACAAGTCTAAATTTAAATCTAACATTCTGTTATCTTCTCCGCTCTCCCTTCTGTGTCCtctgtttttctttttctttcctgTCCACTTTTGCCTGCTTTTGTTTTTCTCTGTCTGATTTATCGCGTTCCTTTTTGTGATCGCTATCTGCCTTCATCTTTTCACGTTTCTCGCGCTGCTCCTGGAAGACCTTGTCGGCGTTTGCATTTTTCATGACTGTCGGGCCGTCGTAGGTCGCCCCCTTGTAAGTAGCACCATCATCGTCGTCGGTAAGCAGGAGTTAAGGGCTATTACACACAAATTTTGATTACATAATTATGTACCCCCTTTGTGCCCAAGGATGTACACAGTGGAGGGGGTCAGGTGGGGATAAAAAAACTTCGGCCAGTTTGCATCTGCGCatgatgtgggggggggggggggctatctaGAAAATGAACTCTGCTTTTTTCGCAATCTGAATTGATCCCCATTGGCGCACACAGTGTATCTATTCTGATTGATAGGCCTGGCGAGGCCCAGGCATTGATGGACACGACCTGATCATCAGCAACAAAAAGGATATTCAATGATTTCTTCATCTCCGTCGCAAACAGTTGAATACTGGGCCAATATGGCTTCTTTCTGCGCGTTCTGTTCGGCAGATATTTCACGCTTTGTGGCGACAGATAGCTTCTGTTTTTCCATAATACTGGCAAGTTTGTCATCGACGGAGACAGTTTCCTCTGCaaaaagaaaatacaataaatgaGGGAAACTTACACGACTAGGGCCATTTTCATTTGcccaatagaacctctctattaaggacacccttgggactgacaagtgctgtccttaacagggaggtgttctgattagagaagtcaaaataaaCGAAGaaaactaatttgggaccaaaaccaatTGACTTATagatagggtgtccttaatagatataTCTTTACCTTCCACGACTGAGGCTTTTTCATCCCACTGTTTCATGATACTATCACAGAATTCACTTGTGCCGTCTTCCTGAAATAAGAAAAGCAATTTTCCAATCTCAGTTgtgaaaatgtaggcctactgcggtcatgctaattcccgacctaccccgacttttcccgacttgcggaaaatgctgccaaaatatagtgtattaatcatcagaatatttatatttgtactgtttacatacatatacagcacgtctgttaatttcaagacttttgaacgatgctaagttgagcaaagcTACCCAACCGACCGCAATTTTTTTGCAGGTCGGTAATCTtggttagttgtggttgtcgcttcttgtaaactgtacatgcatatggccttgtctgaacccagcatgaattaattattggagttgattaaCCCGGCCTACTGTATAAGCCTACCGCCTTTGCCTAGGACTACCACCTAGCCTACGCGGCGAAGCCTACACATTACGACCCTTTTTAAGGTGATTGTTTGAAGTACAGTTCACCTGTCCTGTGAGACAATAGTAAGATCGATCACAACTTTCTAGTGAGTAAACGCGATTTCCATTGATTTTTATGGGCCGACAGTGACACAGTGCACATGGTGTACACAATACAGTACATTTTGTGTGTACATTCAAGCATTCTGCACGGTCAAAAAAATATCCGCCAGCTTTCCTTACCAAAACAGAAGGCAGCAGCTCATTTAATGACTCAATCTTTTCATCTTTGGAAGTATCGTCTTCTAAGATACCCTCAATGTATGATACGAAGACATCTAGATCAATATCTGGGTTAGAATCGACCAATTTTTTCGACAACCAGTCACGAAATGTTTTTGACATGGTCGCTACCATCTTGTTTTTTGAGGCTTACTGTGATTTACAGAACGAACTGAACCTGAACAAAGTGAAGGCTTACGATAATTTACAAAACGACAACACCTAAAATAGCAGGAATGTCTTAGATATCAAGTCCAAGTTGTTCCTTTAACCTAAAAGATATGGTCACAGTTGTGAATGAGTGTCCCGATCCAGAATGTCACTATAAAACGTTGCACAAGAGAAAACAAAGATATCTTTTCAGATCGGAAGTTTATTTTTACCAATGAATATGTCAAAAAAGCGGAATTGCCACCAATACATAGACTAGTTcattatttgaattgaattgaatttacatttacatttatataCCGCAAAATCCAAATTTTGCTCTAGGCCTAATGCCGTGTTTCAAAATGTCGTCTGAACAGATGGGTTTTTAGCCCGCACCTGAAAATAGCAACAGTCCTAGCCTTTTTAATCTCAATGCTGTCTGGCCGTCTGTacaaggaagctcctgccaccgtaCGTCTCCAGGGAACAAAAATGCGTCCGCACACTAAAAGCCACTCTCCACATACGCGATAGAGAGCGTTTCAAGCCGAATTTCGGCGTCAATGATCTCCAAATCGTTTCTAAGGAGACGCGGTAGCCAAAAGATATTTGGACGTCTTCTAGTTGTAAAATTGGGACGCATTGAAATAAGAGTCCATCACACCGCGCCGTCTGACGTCACAGGTCCAACAGTGGAATCCTCCTCCAAATGAATTGGCATGCCTGGAAAGAAGATAAAGAGGCAAATATTATTTAAAATAGAAATGTCACATCACTGCTGTCCGGAAATACGCCTTATCCGAAGCAATGTAGTGTGATTTAGTTTGGTAGACAATCTGACCTAAGAGGGTCCGCCTGAGAAcggcatataggcctactgaactCCCAGCGATATTGCCTCCGCTACCTCCGCCCATATTAGACGCGCTtagtagcaatgtcaatacattgacgGTCAAGATGGGGAACGGGAGTTAGGACCGTAACCCCCAAACGTATTTTTGCCCCTTACCTCGCGGTCAAAAGAATTcaggctatacatgtataagctcGACACGCGACACACCTTTTGTCTTTAAACAATAAAAAAGCCCGCTCCCACCTGGGCCTTAATTTCCTTTGTTCTAACCACAGGATTAGGAGACAAATCTTGATAaaatcgacccccacgaaaaagCCTCATGAGGTCTATATAAGCTGTAACCCTCCTTACGAGGGTTTTCGACTTACTTGATGTCGAGCGTGATGCACTTTACTCCTAGCTTCTCAAACATTTTCTGTGTCGGTACTTCCTCTTTCCCGCATATCACCCTCTTCTCGTCCAACATCAAGGTGTTCATGGAGAGCCACTTGGACGTGAACCACAGAGGATGACCTAGAAATACAAATGGAATACAGTGACAAGCCGAGAAATCTGATAAAGGGGGACCGCAGCCCTGCCACCCATGCTGCCGAGAGGTCCGAAGCGGCGATCTTGGAAACAAGGCGTTTTGGGGCCTGCACCCCGAAACACTTGCAAATCTAAGTGCCAAGAAGCATTTCTCGGGCATCTGGAGGGCTAAATTTAGGAGTATAGATTTCTTTGCTTCCTGGGGAGAGGCACCATAAAAAGCTTTGTTCTCCTCCGAACAGCGGGAAGGGGCGCACCTCTTGCGCTTCCACCGAGTGAAAGGGCCCGAGTCAGGATGGCCTGCAGTGAATTTAACAATACCTTCTGGCATGACCGGCGCGGGTGCCTCGACAATCTTCCATCCCATCTGCTCAAACTTCTCCTGCTGCAGACACGGCCGGATCGGATTGGTGATGACAAGACCAGGGGATAACATACAGAACGAGGCATCGATATGAAGCGGGTTCGAATCCGCGAATGTCAGACGATGGACGCGGATGCCCTTTGGCGCGAGATGGCGTTCTAGCCAGTCGATGCCCATGTCATTAGTGACCTAGAAAACAAACAAAGAAACAATAATTCATGGACGCATCTCCATTCATTGCGATTCTACATAATCATGATATTGTAGGTTTACCAGCATGACCGTCACCGTCCTGACCACCAAGTCTTTCTGCATCTTACCCGACATTAAAGGGGGTATAGGGGCTGTCGGGGTGATATACAGCATCAATATCAGCTCCGGTCACCAGATCTGAGATCCTGAATTCGATTCCCAGCCTGGGCGGCCAGGTATACACTCAAGTGATCAGAGAGAGCAACTCTCTTCAACAGCGTCAAGCGATTATACGAACATGAAGTTCAGGATGACCGGCGGGTATTTGGCAGTCAGTCTTTAGCCATGCGCATTTGCTGAAAGTTATGCAATGTCCAAACATTTAGGGTCACGATGCTTTGACCCGACGGTGCGTAATAGTTATTTGACCCCTAAGATCCTGCttatatagtccccctttataTTTCGTCTTGAATAAACCGACCTGACTTTTTTGTGCAAAGATGTCACGTCCCGCTCTCACAAAATCTGCCGCGTCAAAACATGGCTCGAACTCGGTGGTGAGAAATGTGCCTTTGGCCGCGAGAGCACTGCGCTCTTTCTCGGAGAGTTTGGCATAGTCCTGGAAGGGAAAGGAAGAGTatcaaaaaacaaacaaacaacaacaacaaaagaagCAGTGCATAAACTGACGTGAAGAAACTATCCCGATTCATGATACACCGATAAGTTCTAAAAGAGCGCTAAGAGGACATTGCTCTCTCTTCATGTTTTGTAGCTGGTTCCCGCCGTGCGCGGTGGAGCCGGTAGGTACCACCATGTTTACCTTGGCAACGGTATGAACACATGTGACGTCATTAGACCAGTTGAGAGATTCCCATACAATACGTGAGGGACTGTTCCTCCCCTAAAAGTGTGTGTGTGGCGTAAAATGGTGTAATAAGATGGTGGCAGGCATGCATTAAGATGAGATTCTCGGTCACTAGGTAACTGTTTCTCCTAAAGTGATTCTTGGATTACCTAAAGGAAGAGATCACCAATGACTTGAATTTACCTGGTCATACAATTCGTCCGACATGCTGGCTTTCGGGGCAGTGGTCCACTGGGCACCTCCTCTGAAATATTCCTTCATCAGGGTACGGTAGGCTTGGTATTCGAAGAACCGGGACCGCCATGACATTGGCGCCTCAATTATCTCATCTCCGACGACCATCAGAAGGTCACGTGGCATCGCTGCATATAAACCTGAGGAGATAGAAATACTCGATGTCACACTGTGTCACGCTATGTCTCGTTATCTGGTCACGTGACTATGTCACACTTTTTCCTCTTCCTTCTGATCGCTGAGAGGAACTCGAGTCCTTAAAACgacaaataatgtttttttctcgtCATTTATCGTACAGTTGTAACTCAGTGATTTGATCAAGTACATTTGTTACTGATTTTATCGTTTGAATGGCCTTCGAAAGAGTTCTTAAAATCGAGGTAAAAATAAATAAGATTTGCACGGAAGTTCGAGTCGATTTGAGTCGAATTTTTAAACGATAAACACGCGAGTAGATCGCCTTACCTGTTGACTTGAAATCTGGTGTTTCATACGTCTTACTGTAGTCGACAACATCAGGTCGTCTCACCTTCACCCCTTCTTGTTCAAGAATATGACAAAATTCGTTAATTTCTTTCTTTGCTTCGTCAA from Lineus longissimus chromosome 19, tnLinLong1.2, whole genome shotgun sequence harbors:
- the LOC135503119 gene encoding aspartyl/asparaginyl beta-hydroxylase-like, whose protein sequence is MKSAKESKKKPRSDGSKNGVGVERKKKRKGSSTPKEEGRDPTQSILYLTMAVLVVLIAVSAFYLYNNIESSAPFSERQSTSDAGPTPKTSAGHNQPDAKSSAVPPTDMPPKEKSKESSPKTPEPIKSVYSKAALTNKYDDKIRAELDNADDLLLGGKLQDAIKKYNSLLAKHSQSARARFGLAEALGRDAEVQKSNTLLEQSINEFVKVTETPNIPMALLKEAVRIGVGKMHFRGWSLQAAKFVKRAADKYPEDVELNNKLGVCYLMTGRVEQARNIFKYVINLDPNDGFALAHYGFILKTADDNSLNAIPYLQTGIDSGAPGTDDGRFFFHLGDALNRVGRKKESYEIYEEGAKRGHFRSKYQRSLYNVDTLAARPWWTPKQTTYQRYLKVLEDNWVTIRDEGLAQMNQEKSGFKAEEENLREKGDWKQFTLWAQGRKDTQNCQKTPKTCALLEQIPDAKGCRRGQIKYSVMQPGVHVWPHCGPTNCRIRAHLGLVVPPGPKIRVADEEGKWTEGKFIIFDDSFEHEVWHEGESFRLVLIVDFWHPELTAHQKATLPSI
- the LOC135502931 gene encoding glycine amidinotransferase, mitochondrial-like is translated as MKKISPIGRHLARHLRNISTTTTKCQEAASVPRHENVAPVQPWARSPVWSCNEWDPLEEVIVGRAENAIVPHLTTELKGTVNEQWWPFLTENAGKAFPKKFIDEAKKEINEFCHILEQEGVKVRRPDVVDYSKTYETPDFKSTGLYAAMPRDLLMVVGDEIIEAPMSWRSRFFEYQAYRTLMKEYFRGGAQWTTAPKASMSDELYDQDYAKLSEKERSALAAKGTFLTTEFEPCFDAADFVRAGRDIFAQKSQVTNDMGIDWLERHLAPKGIRVHRLTFADSNPLHIDASFCMLSPGLVITNPIRPCLQQEKFEQMGWKIVEAPAPVMPEGHPLWFTSKWLSMNTLMLDEKRVICGKEEVPTQKMFEKLGVKCITLDIKHANSFGGGFHCWTCDVRRRGVMDSYFNASQFYN
- the LOC135503278 gene encoding coiled-coil domain-containing protein 43-like, whose amino-acid sequence is MVATMSKTFRDWLSKKLVDSNPDIDLDVFVSYIEGILEDDTSKDEKIESLNELLPSVLEDGTSEFCDSIMKQWDEKASVVEEETVSVDDKLASIMEKQKLSVATKREISAEQNAQKEAILAQYSTVCDGDEEIIDDDDDGATYKGATYDGPTVMKNANADKVFQEQREKREKMKADSDHKKERDKSDREKQKQAKVDRKEKEKQRTQKGERRR